One window of the Streptomyces sp. ITFR-21 genome contains the following:
- a CDS encoding S1C family serine protease has protein sequence MSRSHPSRTRFSLAGAAALCAVVLAATGCSSDPDSGAVGSATDTRAPGAPAAAASSGGDGLQSAYQNAVSNVLPSVVQITTSSDLGSGVVFDDKGDIVTNAHVVGKATTFRVSLATGGKTLDATLVSAFPANDLAVIRLASPPDDLKPAVFADSGEVAVGQIVLAMGNPLGLSSSVTQGIVSATGRTVSESQGDSGDGTGATIPDMVQTSAAINPGNSGGALVNLDNQVIGIPTLAATDPQLGSGAAPGIGFAIPSSTVKRIAGQIIDNGKVTDSGRAALGVTVRGVVDRDFQPAGAAIVSVTRNGAAAKAGLRPGDVITKLGNARITTVQSLTDALAALKPGRKVRVEYGRDGTGKATEVTLGSLQGAA, from the coding sequence ATGAGTCGATCGCATCCGTCCCGTACCCGCTTCTCCCTGGCCGGCGCCGCGGCCCTGTGTGCCGTCGTGCTGGCGGCCACCGGTTGCAGCTCGGACCCCGACTCCGGCGCCGTCGGTTCGGCGACCGACACCCGCGCCCCGGGGGCGCCCGCCGCGGCCGCCTCCTCCGGCGGCGACGGCCTGCAGTCCGCGTACCAGAACGCGGTCAGCAACGTCCTGCCGTCGGTCGTGCAGATCACCACGAGCTCCGACCTGGGCTCGGGCGTGGTCTTCGACGACAAGGGCGACATCGTCACCAACGCGCACGTGGTCGGCAAGGCCACGACGTTCCGGGTGTCGCTGGCGACCGGCGGCAAAACCCTGGACGCGACGCTGGTGTCGGCGTTCCCGGCGAACGACCTCGCGGTGATCCGGCTGGCGTCCCCGCCCGACGACCTCAAGCCGGCGGTGTTCGCCGACTCGGGCGAGGTGGCCGTCGGACAGATCGTGCTGGCCATGGGCAACCCCCTGGGACTGTCCAGCAGCGTCACCCAGGGCATCGTCTCGGCAACCGGCCGCACGGTCAGCGAGAGCCAGGGCGATTCCGGCGACGGCACCGGCGCGACCATCCCCGACATGGTGCAGACGTCGGCGGCGATCAACCCCGGCAACAGCGGCGGCGCGCTGGTGAACCTGGACAACCAGGTGATCGGCATCCCGACGCTGGCGGCCACCGACCCGCAGCTGGGCAGCGGCGCGGCGCCCGGCATCGGCTTCGCGATCCCCTCGTCGACGGTCAAGCGGATCGCCGGCCAGATCATCGACAACGGCAAGGTCACCGACTCCGGGCGGGCCGCGCTCGGGGTGACCGTGCGGGGTGTGGTGGACCGGGACTTCCAGCCGGCCGGCGCGGCGATCGTGTCCGTCACCCGGAACGGCGCCGCGGCGAAGGCGGGCCTGCGGCCCGGGGATGTCATCACCAAGCTGGGCAACGCCCGGATCACCACGGTCCAGTCCCTGACGGACGCGCTGGCGGCGCTGAAGCCGGGCCGGAAGGTCAGGGTCGAGTACGGGCGGGACGGCACGGGGAAGGCGACGGAGGTGACGCTGGGGTCGCTGCAGGGGGCGGCGTAG
- a CDS encoding adenosylcobinamide-GDP ribazoletransferase: MTEPAANGPGPASAGDALRFAFGTLSVLPVRLRQWDRAAARGGMAAAPLVGVTVGAAAAVAGGMLAALGGSAPLAAVAAVAVPAVLTRGLHLDGLADTADGLGSAKSAPDALRIMKQSDIGPFGVLTLVLVLLAQTAALTACYGHGRLYGGAAAVLAGAAGRTAMTLACRRGVPAARSEGLGAAVAGAVRPRTAWAVAVLCGAAAAAAAVPFGGLTGLRAAVAWAGGLLAAEALLRRCRRRLGGVTGDVFGALCETAVTAALAVLALR, translated from the coding sequence GTGACCGAACCCGCCGCGAACGGCCCCGGACCCGCCTCCGCGGGCGACGCCCTGCGGTTCGCGTTCGGGACGCTCAGCGTGCTGCCGGTGCGGCTGCGGCAGTGGGACCGGGCGGCGGCTCGCGGCGGGATGGCGGCGGCGCCGTTGGTGGGCGTGACGGTCGGCGCCGCGGCGGCGGTGGCGGGCGGAATGCTGGCCGCGCTGGGCGGGAGTGCGCCGCTGGCGGCCGTGGCGGCGGTGGCCGTACCCGCCGTCCTGACCCGGGGACTCCACCTGGACGGTCTCGCCGACACCGCCGACGGGCTGGGCAGCGCCAAGTCCGCGCCGGACGCGCTGCGGATCATGAAACAGTCGGACATCGGACCGTTCGGCGTCCTCACCCTCGTCCTCGTCCTGCTCGCCCAGACCGCGGCGCTGACGGCCTGTTACGGTCACGGCCGGCTGTACGGCGGCGCGGCGGCCGTGCTGGCGGGCGCGGCGGGGCGTACCGCCATGACGCTCGCCTGCCGGCGGGGGGTGCCGGCGGCGCGGTCGGAGGGGCTCGGCGCGGCGGTCGCGGGCGCGGTCCGGCCGCGTACCGCCTGGGCCGTCGCCGTGCTGTGCGGGGCGGCCGCGGCCGCGGCGGCCGTGCCGTTCGGCGGGCTCACCGGGCTGCGGGCCGCGGTCGCCTGGGCCGGCGGGCTGCTGGCCGCCGAGGCCCTGCTGCGGCGGTGTCGCCGGCGCCTGGGGGGCGTCACCGGCGACGTCTTCGGCGCGCTGTGCGAAACGGCCGTCACGGCCGCCCTGGCGGTGCTCGCGCTGCGCTGA
- a CDS encoding DUF3043 domain-containing protein encodes MFRRRSQDEQSSTTGTAVLEDNVRDPQAPKGRPTPKRSEAQTQRRKAVTTPTDRKAATRQARDARRTDMAKQREALAGGDERYLPARDRGPVRKFTRDFVDARMRVAEFFLPIAVLILVLSVVRIGSLQNLSLLLWLVVIVAIVVDSVVTGVRLRGLLRKRFPDKNVKGSVAYGLMRTLQMRRLRLPKPQVQRGTKL; translated from the coding sequence GTGTTCCGACGCCGTTCTCAAGATGAGCAGTCCTCCACCACCGGCACCGCCGTGCTTGAGGACAATGTCCGCGACCCGCAAGCTCCCAAGGGCCGCCCCACTCCCAAGCGCAGCGAGGCGCAGACCCAGCGGCGCAAGGCGGTGACGACCCCGACCGACCGCAAGGCCGCCACCCGGCAGGCCCGCGACGCCCGCCGGACCGACATGGCCAAGCAGCGCGAGGCGCTGGCGGGCGGTGACGAGCGGTACCTGCCCGCCCGCGACCGGGGCCCGGTGCGCAAGTTCACCCGGGACTTCGTGGACGCGCGGATGCGGGTCGCCGAGTTCTTCCTGCCGATCGCGGTGCTGATCCTGGTGCTCAGCGTGGTGCGGATCGGTTCGCTGCAGAACCTGTCGCTGCTGCTGTGGCTGGTGGTGATCGTGGCGATCGTGGTGGACTCGGTGGTGACGGGCGTGCGGCTGCGCGGCCTGCTGCGCAAGCGGTTCCCCGACAAGAACGTCAAGGGCTCGGTCGCCTACGGTCTGATGCGGACGCTCCAGATGCGCCGGCTGCGGTTGCCGAAGCCGCAGGTCCAGCGCGGCACCAAGCTCTGA
- the nadA gene encoding quinolinate synthase NadA: MTTTETLDVQPTPLALLLLGRESDPRSERGVDCPGDLPAPSDPDLVERARAAKARLGGKVFILGHHYQRDEVIEFADVTGDSFKLARDAAARPEAEYIVFCGVHFMAESADILTSERQRVILPDLAAGCSMADMASAEQVAECWDVLADAGVADVTVPVAYMNSSADIKAFTGRHGGTICTSSNAERALEWAFGHGEKVLFLPDQHLGRNTAVRDLGMSLDDCVVYNPHKPGGGLTAEQLRAARMILWRGHCSVHGRFSAESVADVRARIPGVNVLVHPECRHEVVTAADHVGSTEYIIRKLDEAPAGSAWAIGTELNLVRRLAKAHPDQRIVFLDRTVCFCSTMNRIDLPHLVWTLESLADGKLVNRIQVDAETEHFAKLALEQMLALP, from the coding sequence GTGACCACCACAGAAACGCTGGACGTCCAGCCCACGCCGCTCGCGCTGCTCCTGCTCGGCCGCGAGTCCGACCCCCGCAGCGAGCGCGGGGTGGACTGCCCCGGGGACCTGCCGGCGCCGTCGGACCCGGACCTGGTGGAGCGCGCCCGAGCCGCCAAGGCCCGCCTCGGCGGCAAGGTCTTCATCCTCGGCCACCACTACCAGCGCGACGAGGTCATCGAGTTCGCCGACGTCACCGGCGACTCCTTCAAGCTCGCGCGGGACGCGGCGGCCCGGCCGGAGGCGGAGTACATCGTCTTCTGCGGGGTGCACTTCATGGCCGAGTCCGCCGACATCCTCACCTCCGAGCGGCAGCGGGTGATCCTGCCGGACCTGGCGGCCGGCTGCTCGATGGCCGACATGGCCAGCGCGGAGCAGGTCGCCGAGTGCTGGGACGTACTCGCCGACGCCGGGGTCGCCGACGTGACGGTCCCGGTCGCGTACATGAACTCCTCGGCGGACATCAAGGCGTTCACCGGACGGCACGGCGGCACCATATGCACCTCCTCCAACGCCGAACGCGCCCTGGAGTGGGCCTTCGGCCACGGCGAGAAGGTGCTCTTCCTGCCCGACCAGCACCTCGGGCGCAACACCGCGGTCCGCGACCTCGGCATGTCCCTGGACGACTGCGTCGTCTACAACCCGCACAAGCCGGGCGGCGGCCTGACCGCCGAGCAGCTGCGGGCGGCCAGGATGATCCTGTGGCGCGGCCACTGCTCGGTGCACGGCCGCTTCTCGGCGGAGTCGGTGGCCGACGTCCGGGCCCGTATCCCCGGGGTCAACGTGCTGGTGCACCCCGAGTGCCGGCACGAGGTCGTCACGGCCGCCGACCACGTCGGCTCGACCGAGTACATCATCAGGAAGCTGGACGAGGCGCCCGCCGGCTCGGCGTGGGCGATCGGCACCGAGCTGAACCTGGTACGGCGACTGGCGAAGGCGCACCCGGACCAGCGGATCGTCTTCCTGGACCGGACCGTCTGCTTCTGCTCCACCATGAACCGGATCGACCTGCCGCACCTGGTGTGGACGCTGGAGTCGCTGGCCGACGGCAAGCTGGTGAACCGGATCCAGGTGGACGCCGAGACCGAGCACTTCGCCAAGCTGGCGCTGGAGCAGATGCTGGCCCTGCCGTGA
- a CDS encoding GNAT family N-acetyltransferase — protein MILRPVRDDEEDAEVVREISAAAFGAPRALYAAGSAPRFRAGPGSVAGAPGAGGRWPAGRIARHHGRTRHLARTDPGGCWLIEDQEAGPVGAVLSYRREGTWALSLLAVVPGAQGKGVGKALLARALVHGRACLRGVVCLPDNPVAARTLRRAGFHLHPALRLSGPPDPDRLTPPDGPVHMGTERHRDLLDSVDRRTRGGAHGADHEELLRHYRLFVVDDLAGSGYCYTRDGRVELLAATSRRLATRLLTAALLATPPGEPTRVDHVLAEAQWAVDVGVTAGLEIASSGFVALRGMRPPDLALLSRALP, from the coding sequence GTGATCCTTCGACCGGTCCGTGACGACGAGGAGGACGCCGAGGTCGTGCGCGAGATCTCGGCGGCGGCCTTCGGGGCACCGCGCGCGCTGTACGCCGCCGGCTCCGCGCCCCGGTTCCGGGCCGGCCCCGGGTCGGTGGCGGGCGCCCCGGGGGCGGGCGGCCGCTGGCCGGCCGGGCGGATCGCCCGCCACCACGGGCGGACCCGGCACCTGGCCCGTACCGACCCCGGCGGCTGCTGGCTGATCGAGGACCAGGAGGCCGGACCGGTCGGGGCGGTGCTGTCCTACCGGCGGGAGGGCACGTGGGCGCTGTCGCTGCTCGCCGTGGTGCCGGGCGCGCAGGGCAAGGGCGTCGGCAAGGCGCTGCTGGCCCGGGCGCTGGTGCACGGCAGGGCGTGCCTGCGCGGAGTGGTCTGCCTGCCGGACAACCCGGTGGCCGCCCGCACCCTGCGCCGGGCCGGGTTCCATCTGCACCCGGCGCTGCGGCTGTCCGGCCCGCCCGACCCCGACCGGCTGACACCGCCGGACGGGCCGGTGCACATGGGGACCGAGCGGCACCGCGACCTGCTGGACTCCGTGGACCGGCGTACCCGGGGCGGGGCGCACGGCGCCGACCACGAGGAACTCCTGCGGCACTACCGGCTGTTCGTGGTCGACGACCTGGCCGGCAGCGGCTACTGCTACACCCGCGACGGCCGGGTGGAACTCCTCGCCGCCACCTCCCGCCGACTGGCCACCCGGCTCCTGACCGCCGCCCTGCTGGCGACCCCGCCGGGCGAACCGACCCGCGTCGACCACGTCCTGGCGGAAGCGCAATGGGCGGTGGACGTCGGCGTCACCGCCGGCCTGGAGATCGCCAGTTCCGGCTTCGTCGCCCTGCGCGGCATGCGGCCCCCGGACCTGGCCCTCCTCTCCCGAGCCCTGCCCTAG
- the pspAA gene encoding PspA-associated protein PspAA, whose product MIVRIMGEGQVTLDDANVTELNKLDDQLLAEVRTGDEEGFHRTLGALLDGVRRLGEPLPDDALEPSDLILPSPDASLEEVREMLSDDGLIPG is encoded by the coding sequence ATGATCGTCAGGATCATGGGGGAGGGCCAGGTGACGCTGGACGACGCCAACGTCACCGAGCTCAACAAGCTGGACGACCAGTTGCTCGCCGAGGTCCGCACCGGCGACGAGGAGGGCTTCCACCGCACCCTGGGCGCCCTCCTCGACGGCGTGCGCCGCCTCGGGGAGCCGCTGCCCGACGACGCGCTCGAGCCGTCGGACCTGATCCTCCCGTCGCCGGACGCGAGCCTGGAAGAGGTCCGCGAGATGCTCAGCGACGACGGCCTGATCCCCGGCTGA
- a CDS encoding bifunctional adenosylcobinamide kinase/adenosylcobinamide-phosphate guanylyltransferase gives MELTLLGTGAPEGLPLPGCPCAACALAVGPGARAATSVVVDGVLLLDLTPGVALAAARAGQPLGGLRQVLLSHPHDGPPVEIPPGLPAPVRVPDGRRLPLLTGHRVEAVAVDAPGTGYAVESAQGLRLLYLPPGCAPAGLTERDPEPYDLVLLDVVGRPDALARLRAAGAVTRTTDVVAVHLGHDAPPGAELTRRLAAAGARAVPDGTTLVVGDYQSVPDVPRRTLVLGGARSGKSLEAERRLSAFPGVVYVATGGTREDDRDWALRVAGHRERRPPGWHTLETCELVPLLADGQGPPLLIDCFSLWLTHTMDAAGAWADGAPLDAVHARTAQLVHAWRTTGRTVVAVSAEVGSGVVPPTPAGRRFRDELGRLNAALAAESEHVLLLTAGLATPLRP, from the coding sequence GTGGAACTGACTCTGCTCGGCACCGGCGCCCCCGAGGGACTTCCGCTGCCCGGTTGCCCCTGCGCGGCCTGCGCGCTCGCCGTCGGCCCGGGGGCGCGGGCCGCGACCTCGGTGGTGGTGGACGGTGTCCTGCTGCTCGACCTGACCCCGGGGGTGGCGCTGGCCGCGGCCCGCGCCGGGCAGCCGCTCGGCGGCCTGCGGCAGGTACTGCTGTCGCACCCGCACGACGGGCCGCCGGTGGAGATCCCGCCGGGCCTGCCCGCACCGGTCCGGGTGCCGGACGGGCGGCGGCTGCCGCTGCTGACCGGACACCGGGTGGAGGCGGTCGCGGTGGACGCGCCGGGTACGGGGTACGCGGTGGAGTCCGCGCAGGGCCTGCGGCTGCTGTATCTGCCGCCGGGGTGCGCACCGGCCGGGCTGACCGAACGGGACCCGGAACCGTACGACCTGGTGCTGCTCGACGTGGTCGGGCGGCCGGACGCGCTGGCGCGGCTGCGGGCGGCCGGCGCGGTCACCCGTACGACGGACGTGGTCGCGGTCCACCTCGGCCACGACGCGCCGCCCGGAGCCGAGCTGACCCGCCGGCTCGCCGCGGCCGGGGCCCGCGCGGTGCCCGACGGTACGACGCTGGTGGTCGGCGACTACCAGTCGGTGCCGGACGTGCCGCGGCGCACGCTGGTGCTGGGCGGGGCGCGCTCCGGCAAGTCCCTGGAGGCGGAGCGGCGGCTGTCGGCCTTCCCGGGGGTGGTGTACGTGGCCACCGGCGGGACGCGCGAGGACGACCGGGACTGGGCGCTGCGCGTGGCCGGACACCGTGAGCGGCGGCCTCCCGGCTGGCACACGCTGGAGACCTGCGAGCTGGTCCCGCTCCTCGCCGACGGCCAGGGCCCGCCGCTGCTCATCGACTGCTTCTCGCTCTGGCTGACCCACACCATGGACGCGGCCGGGGCCTGGGCCGACGGCGCCCCCCTCGACGCCGTGCACGCCCGCACCGCGCAACTCGTCCACGCCTGGCGCACCACCGGCCGCACCGTCGTCGCCGTCTCCGCCGAGGTCGGCTCCGGCGTAGTGCCCCCCACCCCCGCGGGCCGCCGCTTCCGCGACGAACTCGGCCGCCTCAACGCCGCGCTGGCCGCCGAGTCCGAACACGTCCTGCTCCTCACCGCCGGCCTCGCCACCCCCCTGCGCCCCTGA
- a CDS encoding PspA/IM30 family protein, which translates to MSGVMKRMGLIFRAKANKALDRAEDPRETLDYSYQKQLELLQKVRRGVADVATSRKRLELQLTELQRKSATYEDQGRKALALGREDLAREALSRRAALQQQVADLETQHTTLQGEEEKLTLASQRLQAKVDAFRTKKETIKATYTAAQAQTQIGEAFSGISEEMGDVGMAIQRAEDKTEQLRARAGALDELLASGALDDPSGLAKDDIQAELDRLSGGSDVELELQRMKAELAGGTPQQAIEGGTGGQAAQGRPQDTPRFDKH; encoded by the coding sequence ATGAGCGGTGTCATGAAGCGGATGGGACTGATCTTCCGCGCTAAGGCCAACAAGGCGCTGGACCGGGCCGAGGACCCGCGCGAGACGCTCGACTACTCCTACCAGAAGCAGCTTGAGCTGCTCCAGAAGGTGCGGCGCGGCGTCGCGGACGTCGCCACGTCCCGCAAGCGGCTCGAACTCCAGCTCACCGAGTTGCAGCGCAAGTCGGCCACCTACGAGGACCAGGGCCGCAAGGCGCTGGCGCTCGGCCGGGAGGACCTGGCCCGCGAGGCGCTGTCCCGCCGGGCCGCCCTCCAGCAGCAGGTCGCCGACCTGGAGACGCAGCACACCACGCTCCAGGGCGAGGAGGAGAAGCTCACCCTCGCCTCCCAGCGCCTGCAGGCCAAGGTGGACGCCTTCCGCACCAAGAAGGAGACCATCAAGGCCACCTACACCGCGGCCCAGGCACAGACCCAGATCGGCGAGGCGTTCTCCGGCATCTCGGAGGAGATGGGCGACGTCGGCATGGCGATCCAGCGTGCCGAGGACAAGACCGAGCAGCTGCGGGCCCGCGCCGGCGCCCTGGACGAGCTGCTGGCCTCCGGCGCCCTGGACGACCCCAGCGGACTCGCCAAGGACGACATCCAGGCCGAGCTGGACCGCCTGTCCGGCGGCAGCGACGTCGAGCTGGAGCTCCAGCGGATGAAGGCCGAGCTGGCCGGCGGCACCCCTCAGCAGGCGATCGAGGGCGGCACCGGCGGTCAGGCGGCGCAGGGACGGCCGCAGGACACCCCGCGGTTCGACAAGCACTGA
- a CDS encoding HesB/IscA family protein codes for MTVQDETTTTSDGILLSGAAAAKVKGLLEQEGRDDLALRVAVQPGGCSGLRYQLFFDERSLDGDVVKDFGGVKVVTDRMSAPYLGGASIDFVDTIEKQGFTIDNPNATGSCACGDSFH; via the coding sequence ATGACGGTTCAGGACGAGACCACCACCACGAGCGACGGCATCCTCCTGTCCGGCGCCGCCGCCGCCAAGGTGAAGGGCCTGCTTGAGCAGGAAGGCCGCGACGACCTGGCGCTCCGGGTCGCGGTTCAGCCCGGCGGCTGCTCGGGCCTGCGCTACCAGCTCTTCTTCGACGAGCGCTCGCTCGACGGCGACGTCGTCAAGGACTTCGGCGGCGTCAAGGTCGTCACGGACCGGATGAGCGCCCCCTACCTGGGCGGCGCCTCCATCGACTTCGTGGACACCATCGAGAAGCAGGGCTTCACGATCGACAACCCGAACGCCACGGGTTCCTGCGCCTGCGGCGACTCGTTCCACTGA
- a CDS encoding carbohydrate kinase family protein: MRIAVTGSIATDHLMTFPGRFADQFVADQLHTVSLSFLVDALDVRRGGVAANICFGMGQLGTKPILVGAAGSDFGEYRVWLERHGVDTGSVRISDVLHTARFICTTDRDHNQIGSFYTGAMSEARQIELQAVADRVGGLDLVSIGADDPEAMVRHTDECRSRGIPFAADFSQQIARMDGEDIRLLVDGAAYLFNNEYERGLIEAKTGWSAEEILTRVGTRVTTLGASGVRIERKGESAIEVGCAEEEAKVDPTGVGDGFRAGFLSGLAWGVGLERAAQIGCMVATLVIETLGTQEYELRRGHFMERFTKAYGQEAADEVRTHLRG, encoded by the coding sequence GTGCGTATCGCCGTCACCGGATCCATCGCCACCGACCATCTGATGACCTTCCCCGGCCGCTTCGCCGACCAGTTCGTCGCCGACCAGCTGCACACGGTGTCGCTGTCGTTCCTCGTCGACGCGCTCGACGTGCGGCGCGGCGGGGTCGCGGCCAACATCTGCTTCGGGATGGGCCAGCTCGGCACCAAGCCCATCCTGGTCGGCGCGGCCGGCAGCGACTTCGGCGAGTACCGGGTCTGGCTGGAGCGGCACGGCGTGGACACCGGCTCGGTGCGCATCTCCGATGTGCTGCACACCGCCCGCTTCATCTGCACCACCGACCGCGACCACAACCAGATCGGCTCCTTCTACACCGGCGCCATGAGCGAGGCCCGGCAGATCGAACTCCAGGCGGTCGCCGACCGGGTCGGCGGCCTGGACCTGGTGTCCATCGGCGCCGACGACCCGGAGGCGATGGTCCGGCACACCGACGAGTGCCGCTCCCGCGGCATCCCCTTCGCCGCCGACTTCTCCCAGCAGATCGCCCGGATGGACGGCGAGGACATCCGGCTGCTGGTCGACGGGGCCGCGTACCTGTTCAACAACGAGTACGAGAGGGGCCTGATCGAGGCCAAGACCGGCTGGAGCGCCGAGGAGATCCTGACCCGGGTGGGCACCCGGGTCACCACGCTGGGCGCGAGCGGTGTGCGCATCGAACGCAAGGGGGAGTCCGCCATCGAGGTCGGCTGCGCCGAGGAGGAGGCCAAGGTCGACCCGACCGGCGTCGGCGACGGCTTCCGGGCCGGCTTCCTGTCCGGCCTGGCGTGGGGCGTCGGTCTGGAGCGCGCCGCGCAGATCGGCTGCATGGTGGCGACCCTGGTCATCGAGACCCTGGGCACCCAGGAGTACGAGCTGCGCCGCGGCCACTTCATGGAGCGCTTCACCAAGGCGTACGGCCAGGAGGCCGCCGACGAGGTCCGCACGCACCTGCGCGGCTGA
- the cobT gene encoding nicotinate-nucleotide--dimethylbenzimidazole phosphoribosyltransferase, with protein MSGIKMDDFGDLVERPDAGVRRESRERWRRLVKPAGGLGKAAELADWLAAVQGQVPARPIERARVVVFAADHGVAALEVSARPAGTASALVRAALDGAAPVSVLARLYGAGLRIVDMALDCDPAELPAEVTAHRVRRGSGRLDVEDALTPDEAERAFRTGMALADEEADSGTDLVLLGDLSVGGTTPAAVLIAALCGTDASVVTGRGSGIDDLTWMRKCAAIRDGLRRARPVLGDQLALLAAVGGADFAAITGFLLQAAVRKLPVVLDGVVSAACALVAQRVAFRAPDWWLAGHASGEAGQEKALDRISLEPLVSQGVSSGGGTGALLALPLLQAAAALSAELPDEPDEPDEPDEPDEPEKPRDREPAEPEEAVATVDPVESARP; from the coding sequence GTGAGCGGGATCAAGATGGATGACTTCGGGGATCTGGTGGAGCGGCCGGACGCCGGGGTGCGGCGCGAGTCGCGCGAGCGCTGGCGGCGGCTGGTGAAGCCGGCGGGCGGGCTCGGGAAGGCCGCCGAGCTGGCGGACTGGCTGGCGGCGGTGCAGGGGCAGGTGCCCGCGCGGCCGATCGAGCGGGCCCGGGTCGTGGTGTTCGCCGCGGACCACGGGGTCGCCGCGCTGGAGGTCTCGGCCCGCCCCGCGGGGACCGCGAGCGCACTCGTCCGCGCCGCGCTCGACGGCGCCGCTCCGGTGAGCGTGCTGGCCCGGTTGTACGGCGCCGGGTTGCGGATCGTGGACATGGCACTGGACTGCGACCCGGCCGAGCTGCCCGCCGAGGTGACCGCGCACCGGGTGCGCCGTGGCTCCGGCCGGCTGGACGTCGAGGACGCGCTGACCCCCGACGAGGCCGAGCGGGCCTTCCGCACCGGTATGGCGCTGGCCGACGAGGAGGCGGACTCGGGCACGGACCTGGTCCTGCTCGGTGACCTCAGCGTCGGCGGCACCACCCCCGCCGCCGTCCTGATCGCCGCGCTCTGCGGCACCGACGCCTCCGTGGTCACCGGCCGCGGCTCCGGCATCGACGACCTGACGTGGATGCGCAAGTGTGCCGCGATCCGGGACGGGCTGCGCCGGGCCCGTCCGGTTTTGGGCGACCAACTCGCCCTGCTGGCCGCGGTCGGCGGCGCCGACTTCGCCGCGATCACCGGCTTCCTGCTCCAGGCAGCCGTCCGCAAGCTGCCGGTCGTACTCGACGGCGTGGTGAGCGCCGCCTGCGCCCTGGTCGCCCAGCGCGTCGCCTTCCGGGCGCCGGACTGGTGGCTCGCGGGGCACGCCAGCGGCGAGGCGGGCCAGGAGAAGGCGCTGGACCGGATCTCGCTGGAGCCGCTGGTGAGCCAGGGCGTCTCCTCCGGCGGTGGTACGGGCGCGCTGCTCGCCCTCCCGCTGCTCCAGGCCGCGGCCGCCCTCTCGGCCGAACTGCCGGACGAGCCGGACGAGCCGGATGAACCGGATGAACCGGATGAACCGGAGAAGCCGCGGGACAGGGAGCCGGCCGAGCCCGAAGAGGCCGTCGCAACCGTGGACCCCGTCGAGTCGGCGCGGCCGTAA
- a CDS encoding class I SAM-dependent methyltransferase — MRNTVRQELVARQLDEQLAAHFPQPAGAHARRRLRVLDIGPGPGTQALRLARAGHLVTGLEADPAMLAALRTAVAAESPDVRDRFAVIQGDGRETGRHFGPACFDVVLCHGVLSRVADPEPILAALARVLTPGGLLSLLVDNGDAPALRAGLLGDWAAVLDALASDGYPGHGRRADRRGPLTAALAGIGVALRGWYGVRVFTDAACDLVRVPRDARELGLLLAAEERAGRTDPYRAVAALLHLCGVRD, encoded by the coding sequence CTGCGGAACACCGTCCGGCAGGAGCTGGTCGCCCGCCAGCTGGACGAGCAGCTGGCCGCGCACTTCCCGCAGCCCGCCGGCGCCCACGCCCGGCGGCGGCTGCGGGTGCTCGACATCGGTCCGGGTCCGGGGACGCAGGCGCTGCGGCTGGCCAGGGCGGGCCACCTGGTGACCGGTCTTGAGGCCGATCCGGCGATGCTGGCGGCGCTGCGGACGGCGGTGGCCGCCGAGTCCCCGGACGTACGCGACCGTTTCGCGGTCATCCAGGGCGACGGCCGGGAGACCGGGCGGCACTTCGGCCCGGCCTGCTTCGACGTGGTGCTGTGCCACGGGGTGCTGTCGCGGGTGGCCGACCCGGAGCCGATCCTCGCCGCGCTGGCCCGCGTACTGACGCCCGGCGGGCTGCTGTCGCTGCTGGTGGACAACGGGGACGCGCCCGCCCTGCGCGCCGGGCTGCTCGGGGACTGGGCCGCGGTGCTGGACGCCCTCGCCTCCGACGGGTACCCGGGCCACGGCCGGCGGGCCGACCGGCGGGGCCCGCTGACCGCGGCCCTGGCCGGGATCGGGGTGGCGCTGCGGGGCTGGTACGGCGTGCGGGTCTTCACCGACGCGGCGTGCGACCTGGTACGGGTGCCGCGGGACGCCCGGGAGCTGGGCCTGCTGCTGGCGGCGGAGGAACGCGCCGGGCGGACGGATCCGTACCGGGCGGTGGCGGCGCTGTTGCATTTGTGCGGCGTGCGCGACTGA